The following coding sequences lie in one Miscanthus floridulus cultivar M001 chromosome 9, ASM1932011v1, whole genome shotgun sequence genomic window:
- the LOC136484139 gene encoding vacuolar protein sorting-associated protein 26A-like yields MNYIIGAFKPPCDIFVTFSDERTRKQVQIKDNVKTIMVPAFQSLETIAGEVSIAPVPGKRLEHTGVKIELLGQIELYFDRGNFYDFTSLVRELDVPGEIYERKTYPFEFATVEMPYESYNGTNVRLRYILKVTIGRNYVGSIVESRDFCVRNYSPVPTINNSIKMEVGIEDCLHIEFEYSKSKYHLKDVIIGKIYFLLVRIKIKNMELEIRRRESTGSGPNTYVETETLAKFELMDGAPVRGESIPVRLFLTPYELTPTYQNINNKFSVKYYLNLVLVDEEDRRYFKQQEITMYRLLETPQSS; encoded by the exons ATG AATTACATCATCGGCGCCTTCAAGCCGCCCTGCGACATCTTCGTCACCTTCTCCGATGAGAGGACCCGGAAGCAG GTGCAGATCAAGGACAATGTGAAGACTATCATGGTGCCGGCCTTCCAGAGCCTTGAGACCATAGCTGGAGAG GTGTCGATCGCTCCGGTTCCAGGTAAAAGGCTTGAGCACACGGGTGTGAAGATTGAGCTGCTGGGTCAGATAG AGCTATATTTTGACAGAGGCAACTTCTACGACTTCACTTCATTAG TGCGTGAATTAGATGTTCCTGGTGAAATATATGAAAGGAAGACTTATCCATTTGAGTTTGCTACTGTTGAAATGCCATACGAGTCATATAATGGGACAAATGTTAGATTGAG GTACATCCTGAAAGTAACAATTGGCAGAAATTATGTTGGCAGCATTGTGGAATCGCGGGACTTCTGT GTAAGAAACTACTCTCCAGTTCCCACAATCAACAACAGCATCAAG ATGGAAGTTGGCATTGAAGATTgcttgcatattgaatttgagtacagCAAAAGCAA GTATCATCTCAAAGATGTCATCATAGGAAAGATATATTTTCTTCTGGTCAGAATTAAGATAAAGAACATGGAGCTTGAGATTCGTCGCCGTGAATCTACAGGGTCTGGTCCCAACACATACGTTGAGACTGAGACACTAGCAAAATTTGAGCTTATGGATGGCGCCCCAGTTAGAG GAGAATCGATTCCAGTGAGACTATTCTTGACTCCATATGAGCTTACCCCAACTTACCAAAACATAAACAACAAGTTTAGTGTCAAGTACTACCTGAACCTGGTCCTTGTCGATGAGGAAGACCGGAGGTATTTCAAGCAACAAGAAATCACGATGTATCGCCTTCTGGAAACTCCACAATCTTCATAG